The Microtus pennsylvanicus isolate mMicPen1 chromosome 5, mMicPen1.hap1, whole genome shotgun sequence DNA segment TCTGTGATAGAACCCACAGCTGGGCTATGGCCCAGACGCAGCCAACTGAGCCGGAAAGAGGAGGCAGGTAGCATGGCCTTCCATGTGATTCGGATGGAGTCTGCTGTCAGTGGCTTCACCTGGATGACCAATGTCTTGGCACCATCACCGGTGCCCATGGGGTAGTCAATGTTGGAGTCAGGGAGGCGCAGTCCTGGCCTCTTGGCCTTGAGAGTAAACAGAGAGCCCTGGGGCGTGGTGACAGCGGCTTGGTTGCTGGCTGTGGTCTTGGCAGCTGCATTGGCTGCACTTCCCTGTGACCCCGCCTCAAAGCACTCGTCCATCTCGCTGGTGATGTCTTTGATGGCCATGCCCCGGACCTTCTCAGGGCCCTGGCACATGAGGCCCCGCACATTGACCACTGCAGCCCGTGCCTTCACCCAGTCCCGAAGCCACATGAGGTTACAGCCACAGAACCAGGGGTTGTTCCTGAGAAGCAGCTGTGCCAGGTTCCCCAGGTCATCAAACAGGCCTCGAGGCAGTGTGGTGAGATTGTTATTGGACAAGTCcaacctctccagctccctcatcTTGGCCAGCGTATTGTAGGGGATGTGGCTGATGGCATTGTCCTGCAAGTAGAGCTTCTGCAGGTGGGCACTAGGCAGGTTGAGGGGCGGGGCAGCCAGCGAGTTGCGCACTAGTGACAGCTCTGTGAGGTTCTGCAGGCGGCTGAAGGTGTCGTCAGCAATGCGCTGGTTGGCCAGCAGGTTGCCATCCAGAACTAGGCGCCGCAGGCTGTTGAGACCCTTGAACGCATGCAGTGGGATGGTGGAGATGCGGTTGTCATCCAGCCGCAGCTCTTCCAGCGTGTGCGGCAGCCCCGATGGGATGCTGCTTAGGTGGTTCCGGCTCAGGAAAAGTAGCTTGAGCTGCTTGCTGTCGGCGAAAGCGTCCTCCTCGATGCTCACGGTGGAAACAGAGTTGTCATCCAGGTGCAGCTTCTCCAGCAGTGGGATGCGAGCCAATGAGTCCCTGGCAATGGTGCGCACATTGTTGTCCTGTAGATGTAGCTCTCGAAGGGAGCGGGGCAGGTTGATGGGGAATTCATCCAGGTCGTTCTCATACAGGTAGATGACCTGCACTTTGACCTTGGTCTTGAGGTCCTGAGGGATGCCTGCATTGTTGATCTGGTTGTTCTGTAGGTAGAGGGTGGTGGCATCATCAGGGATGTCTGAGGGGATGGACGTGAGTCCCCGGTCGTTGCAGTAGATGAAGCCATTGTCACAGCGGCACACTGATGGGCAGGTGGTGCTATCGATGACCTCCGTGAGGAATGCAATGAGCCCATAGCAGAGAAACAGCCAGTCCCGCAGGTCCATGGTGGCCGTGGTCATCACAACAGTGGCTGTGATGGTGGCAGCAggtgtggtggtagtggtggcagtagggtgtgccaccaccatggtGGACAGCTGGTGGAGGTCTGACCCACCTAACCTGGAGCCTCAATACCTGCAAGGAGCACAAGATAGGTGTGCTGAgtgtgagacagagacagggccCAGGGAATCATCAGAGGTGGGCCTTGCAGGGCTGAGGCCAGGCAATTTTATGCCAACCTGGAGACAGGTAAGCTCCCTGGTCAGGATGACTAATGACTGATGTTCCCTGTGACTCTCATCAGGAGGGTCTGGTCCTTGGGAGGAGCCAACACCCTAGGGCATTTAGTGTGTGCTGCTACAGCCTGGGCTGTgacctcaccctttaaaggtcaCAGAAATGGGGCTGGCCAGTGGGATGGATTTCCATCAGGACTGGGACAGACCTAATTCTGGCATGGACTCAGGGTCTGAAGGAAAAGCTTGTTTCTGGGAGGCTGTCAGCTCAAGAGGCGTGTCGCCAGAACCTCCAGGAAAGACGCAGCCAGCGGTGTCACTGGTGGGCAGCGGAGAACACTGAGCTCATTGCTGGGTGGTGAAACACCACGTCCTGTTTGTCAGCCATGTGTTTCAGACCCAGAAGAATGAGGTGTCAACAGATCTGATCCTGGCTCCGAGTCCTGTGCTTTCCAGGGGAACTATTCCATACCTCCTAGTCTCTCCCCAGCTGAAATAACagggcacacacacgtgcacacgcacacgtacacttACACATCAGCTTTCTTGATTTAAAGAAATGAGACAAATAAAGGAGGGAGACGTTGTCAGCACGCTGAGGAAATTTTTCTGCAAGGTGTAATTTCAGTTTTCGCAAATAGAAAAATTGCAGCATAGagttttctcattattttactgttcacagtggtaaaaaatcaattaaagagAAATTATCTTTCCATCTCAGTGAAAAAGGGTGTCTTCATACAGCCAGAAAAGGTCTGCAGTAAGACTCAGGGTCAAGGAGGCTCCCGGGGCAGAATGTGATGGCTTCTCAAACCTGATCTGAGGGCCTGGCCTGGGAGGACAGCTCTGGAGTGCGGAGCAGTGTCCAGTGGGGACCTCGCCAGGATGCTCCAGGAACCAGATGGCTccatttctctcacacacaccacaccctccCCTTACGCGTccctctctgctcctggcagcctcTCTCTATCCAGGGAGCTCCTCCTCACTCTtcaggacacacagacacactccagCCTTTCCTGGGTCCCCCAGGTGGCCTCTGCCCTGTCCATTCACACACGTACCACTGTCCAGTCCACCCGACTTCCTGCTCACCCACCCACCCTGCCTGGCCCATCTGCCCTGCTTCCACAGCTCCTCAGGTTTTGGGCTTCCTTGTACACTGTGCCCTCCACCACTGCAGTGGCTGCCCAAGCCAGGTAGCAGGCCCTATGACATTCTGCATTGTGTCCCTCTCCCTCTGAAGCAGCTGGATCCACCCTGCTGCCCCAAGACatacttccctcctcccagaatgGATCCTCAGAGACACATGCTGCCTACACTTCCTACAGGTCACCTCATCAAGAAACCCAGAatatgtcttctctctgctcagtgTTTACCGACTCATCACCAATTAGCATGTGCTTTATTTTAGGGCTTTTGGGGTACCATACCCATTAGGGTCTAGCCTAGTAGTTGGTAAACAACAGGCCCTTATCCAGCATTTCTACAAAGAAATTGGTACTGGCCCCTTCTGAAGGCACAGCTCTGCTGGCAGGAGGCTGTGGAATCCAGATGTGCTCCCAGGCCTAGAATCTCACTGCATGGCTCCCACGCTCCACTGAGACCGAGGCCCAGCCAGCCTGGGCATTACTATGGGCTGGGGCTGAGGGCTCTCTTGTCCTCACCAGATTCCTGTTGCTCTGTGTGTGGTATGACATCCCAAGTTGCTCCAGGCCTGGCCAAATCCTCTTGCCAATCATCACCTTGGGATCCAAAGCTAAAGACAGCATGCACACCCAACAGAGCCAGACCCGTCTGTATTCACAGGCAGCCTGCACAGCACATCCTCAGTGTGCTCCCGTGCCTGGCGGTCACATAGAGTCTCTTCTACTTCACAACTTGAAGTACAGAGAGGTGAGGGGTGCAGCCACTCCAAGGTCACAGACACCTAGACCTATAGCTGGACACCTGTGTCATCTTAAAGGAGCCTGAAGGTCCCACCACAAGTCACTGTGTGAACAGGGATGAGAAGTGGGACAGGGCTTCAGCTTGCTCCTAGGCTGCCTCACTTTGTCCCAGGGAGGTGGCCCAGCACCTCTGCCGGAGCCCAAGTTTGGCCAGAAGACATACCTGCTCCTGGCCAGCTGATGAGTTCTGTCGTGAGGGACACAGGCAGCCTCTGCCCTTGCCGTTCTGGGCCAGTGCCCCGGGCAGGGCCAGACTTGTTAAGGCCAAAGCCAAGGCTGCCACCACAGTCTCTGGCGTGGACATCTGTTCTCCTCCCGTTTAGCTCATGGCCACAGTCCCCAGCCTCCCGAGACTCGGCATCATAATAGAGTCTAAATTGCACCTCTCAGAGATGTTTGATGGATAATGGAGCAGCAGTGTGAGGCAGGGACCCAAGGCCTTTCCACCCCCTATCTGCTGCCCATCCATCTTTCCCAAGCGTCCCTGGTCACCCTGCTTCCCCAAGGCCGACTCCAGTCTCAGCCCCAGGAGCTTCAGGAACAGGACAGACCTACCTGGGAGGGAGACAGCAGCCTCTCTAGAGGAGACTTAAACTATTCAGATGCCTGGTGGCCTTTTCATTCCCTTGTTGTGTCTGATAGTTTATGTGGTCATCAAATTAAACCTGGTAAATTGCCCAACTTTTACAGGATCACTGGCTGTCATTGTGGGGATTACACAGACGGTGTGCCATGGGTTACAACCTGCCAGTTCTGTGATACAGACACTTCACTAGAGGGGTGCAAAGAGATGGTTCAGGCTGGTGACCTCCCTTAGCTGGGGGGCTGAGAGGGGctgtgggggggggctggagcAGTTGCTGGTTTCTGCCAATGGTCAGAACAGAGTGCAGTGGGCTTGAGTCCCGCCTATACCGCTTCCAGGCAGTGTGATTTAAGTAGGCTGTAAGTCCTCTCTGGACTTCAGCTTCCTTGTCTATGTATGTGACTGACAGTTGCCCTTATGTGAGAATTTAAAGTGATAAGATGAGATTATGTGTGCAGAGAATCCCACGTGCAGAACACCCTTCCTAAGAGCAGCCTGTGTCCCCATTTCCTCCTATACACAGGGATAGCCCCTGTGTTCACCGCCCCTCTGTGCTGctgcttcttgttttttttttttttttttatgtgtgttggtgttttgccataggtgtcgggtcccttggaactggagttacagacagttgtgaactgccatgtgggtgctaggaattgaaccagggtctgtctggaagaacagtcagtgctcttaaccactgagccatctcttcagccccccttCTGTGCTTCTTCTTCATGCCCTGTGCTCACTGTGTCTCCTGTGCTTGCACCCCCTTCCAGCCTGGGACAAAGAGCAACcatagagagggagaaagggtggGGCTGCAGCTCAGCTTTCAAAACTTCAGGGCCCTTAGCAATCTGGCAGGCTGCATGCACGGTCCCGCTTCCCTAGGTCCTTTGCACATGCACTCTGGTCCCAGTGTGGGCTTGCcttcagccttacagaccagcaTGCAGTCTGCCTGCAGGCCTCATCAGCTCTACCGCCTCCTTCTGGAAGCTTTCTCTGACCCTGATCCATCCTCCAGGGTCCAGCTCTGCTTCCACGCTtcctggcagaggcagctgagCAGCGTCTGTAAACCACTACCAGCTGGGGAAATTCAACTCCTAGCTGTACTTTGTGGCCGTCCAGTGGCTGCACGGATGTGTCCCCAAGTCCTGTGAGGGATACCAACTGAGACCAGGTGCAGGGGCAGCCACAGATCCAGGGCCTAGCATGGACATGCTACAGGGGATGGCAGTTATTTTATGACCTTTGAGGGGACATGTGAAGAGGGGGCACTGAGCTGGCTGGGAAAATATGGAGGAATGGGCAGACCACCCTTGCCTCCTAGCCCAGCTCCTCTTTTTGTTTGTCAATGAAGATAACTCCCTGAAGGGGTGAGGAACATCCTGATGCTGATGATCAGGGAGGGATGGTCTCATTCCCAAGGAGGAAGACCTGTGCTGGAACTAACCCATGCCCTGGGAGAGCCTCCCTGGGTCTGTTTCCTTTGTTATGTGCTGCTGAGGATCCCACTTTTCTGGGAAGCAGGCCTGGCCGGACCTGGGGGAGAAGTCACTCCATGCTGCCCCATGTCCCCAAGTGCGCTTCTCATCTTGGAAGCTGGGCTCAGTGTCTGTTCTGTAACAGCCTCAACCCCCCTTTCCTCCTATTGCTCCCACAGACCTGGGGAGGGGCAGGTGTACTCCTAATGCCAAAGGCCCTGTGGCCACAGCACGGTTTTTCTGGGGACACTGTCTCAGGCCTTGTGGCTGCCATGGAACTTAGTGATCCCATTTTCTATTTAAAGAGGTCATGGCAGGCACTTCCCAAAGCCAGCAAGGGAACATAATGTCATATGCCACAATGCTACTGACCCAAGCCTTgtgcttctccccacccccattgttGGGAGCGGGGATGAGGTCCCAGACAGGGCTATTAGAAAGGGGGTGACCTGTGATCATAGCATGCCTGTGGAGAGGGCAATGCATGTACTCATGTGGATATAGGTTTCCTGAAGCTGAATAATGAAGACTGCCCTTGTGAACCCCAAACCTTCcagtttctcctcctccatcatcaACCTGGAGCCGCTGGTGGTATCTTCTCccctcctggaattcactgtgacTTTTCCTAAATCTTCTGAGGCCTCCAGGTCCTTCCAAGGCTGAGCCTGATAATGAGGCAGATTAAGCTAGAAGCAGCATTCAGCTCCACCAGGGAGAAGGCTGAGAGGGCCCCGCCCACAGGGTGCAGTGATTAGCACCTACTACCTTGCTGGGGGTGGCTCTATCTCTGTCAAAAGTTAATAAGCAGTCCCTTGGTGTCTCATCCAGTAGTTGGCAGCTAGCTTAGCTGCAAACAAGCCTGAAGGAGGAGGCCTCAGAATGGAGGCCTCCCAGGCAAGCTCCTCTCCTTAGAAGACTTGCCTTCTCTCAGCTGTGGCCTGTCTAGAGGGGTAGCTTCAGGTCTCAGGGCTTCATCTGAGAAACCGGACCAAGTCTGTTCCCGTGGGTCCTTGTGAGGATGAAACAGGCTACTTTCGGCTTATCTGAGCACGCTTGGTCACAAAGAGATATGGGTCACCACATTAGCCACATTACTTCACTGGTCCAGATGTGAGTTATAGATGAGGCCCAGGAACCTGAAGCTTGTCCAGCAGATGCCATGGGGGCACTTCCTGCATGCCCTGACCCTCTAACACTTTCTCGTCTTAGCTGCGCTGGAGTGCCAGCCAGTCTCACCCATCATCCCAAACAGCTCAGTTCCCAGTCCTTGTCCAGTGGTTGCACTCAGCATCTGTAATGCCCGGAGAGCCGGGGGCGGGGATTCTTTTCAAATCtaaagttaattatttttctaatttcatgcCGCATGCATTATGTATCAGCCGTTATCACTGGCAGTAATTGCAGACAGGTATGCAAATCCGCCAGAAATGAACTACGAGTTCACCTAAGCACGTGGGCCCTGGGTGGGGCTGGGCATCAAGGATGTCCTCCCTGACTTCAGAGAGAGCgaattgctttaaaaaacaaGGCTTTCAAATCGTGTCTTAGGAGGTTAATTATATTGATAGCAGTGTTCGATATTAAACTATGCAGgccaggaagggggagggagacgAAAGGAGACACAtgtaattctgtttctttctctcgcAGCATCTCTTAATGATGGTCCTCCACCTGATACTGCCGCCCGGGTCCCTTTGGAGTAAAGCTGCCTCCACTAAGACTTAATTCCtttggggaggggaaaaaagaagcagatttaaTGCCAGTGGGAGGGAGAATGACGAGAAGGGGCCGTGCCAGCAGGGCAAGTGACAGACCTCAAGACCAGGGCTGGGTCCGGGATCTTTGTGGCTGAGCTCAGTGGCTACCTGTAGGAGCCTGGGCCGCtcgaggggaagagaggaggaggtgtggagaaAGTACTGACCAGGAGGAATCccaggcaggcatggaggctgcGGCCTCTCAGGAGCAGGGGATCAATCGACCTTGCTCGGAATGAGGGTTTCTAATTGTGACCTCCGGTTTCCTGGGCATCCATTACGTTCTGGCTCTTCCCACTAAACCTAAACTTCTGCTTCTCAGGTGTGGTCTATCCTGTCCCCCACAATGAGCCTGGCCCAGAGAGGCTGTGTAAACATCTtttgtatctgtatgtatgtgaggGCCAGAGGCTGCCATGGGATGTATTTATTactctccaccttatcttttgagacggGTCTCACAGAATTCAGAGCTCACTGACTGGCTAGGCTGGCTGCTCAGGGATCTccagagagccacctgtctctggcCCCACCTCCAgcacacatgcaccaccatgcctgtcttttatgtgggcactgggatCTAATGCCCAGGTCCTTGTACCTTATGCAGCAGGCACTTTACTGGTGGAGCCATCTCCCTACCCACATCTTGAATAAGCGAGGCAGGCTCTAGAATCTGTAGCCCAGAACTAGGCAGCTGGAAAAAAGAGGAGGTGGAACCTTCTCATCAGCATCAGAGGCCATGGTGACCTGGTGTTCTCGTTATAGCAGTCCCGAGAGACAAAAAGTCCTGTTTCAACTATGAAGAGCTGGCCACCCACCCGGGCCTCAGAGCTCCTCAAATTCAGCTGCTCTGGAGAAGCAGGCCCAAGAAGACCTGGCTGTGCCCCAACTTGGTGGCCAGCTTGGCACTGTCCAGTGGCAGGCACATCTCCATAAGTGCCCATGCCATGAATGCACcctgggagtgggaggaagaggactTGGAGCCCATTTATCTGCTCCTTATAGATGTGCAGGAATAGACCCAGTTACAGCCTTCTAGTAGTCTTTCCTCTGAGGTCTGAACTCTCAAACCCTTCCCCATAGGTTTGTAAGAGCAGGTGATGGGATGTGCCCCAGCTCTGGGCTCTTCTTAAGAGTCCACGGGGTCTCTTAGGAATAGCTAGCCTTGTTTCTTTCCAGCCGGTTATAGCCCATGTGTACACAGGAGAGGCACACTCCAGGAGAGGACCTGCCCTCGTTTATACCACCCTCAGCCCAACCAGGGCACCTCTGCCCCCAAAGCCCAGTgtgtccctttctgtttctccacCTCTGGGGAAGGCGAGGCTGGATTGCCGCGGGAGGTGGTTGCTGTTCCCCTCTGGCTTGGCCTGGCCCCAGGAATTATCCCCTAGCTCCTCCTAGGGGCGGAGGGGAAgctgaagaggagaggagaaccaTATGCAGGCGGGGCCCAGCTGTGTGCTTGCGGCCCAGCTGCTAGGTTGTCGCGCCTTTATAATAAATAACAGCAAATAGCCCATCCACAGGGCATCCTTCACGCCAGTGGCTAATAACACGGCTATTAATGCCCCCACAGACGGCGTGTGCAGCGCACGGCTCTGACGGATGTCCCAGGCCCTGGCGCAGTCATAAATCAGCCCCTCTCTTGGGGCAGAGTGTGGGAAGTGTCATTTTCCATCTTGGTAATGAATTGGGGCTTCCCTGCCCTGCCCAGGGCGCTGAGGGGTTCTGAGGTTGCTGGGATTACTGTGTGCAGAGGTACTGCCCCTCCCCTCCGCATCcctgggagtctgggaggagctAGTCCAGCCAGTCACCTGCTGTGTAGCTGTGGGGCACTCACTTGACCTCTCTGGACTTGTCTCTGCCCTCTAACCAACAAAAGGGATCACTGGAGGCCAGTGAGATGACGCTGGGTAGTGGATCCTGGTCAGCCCTACCGCCATCTCTCTAAGCACAGTGGGGCAGGCCTGGAAGGAAGGGATTTTGGGATTCTTGCTAGTTCAAGACAGCAGGTATCAAGGCTGATGGCCTTGGTCCCCTAAGCTCTTGCCTATCCTATCACTAAGCCTCATGGCCATCCCCTTTGTACAGAGCAGGTGGCCAGCAAGCCTGGCAGGGAGAGGCCCAGGAGGAAGACACCGCTGTGACTCATTCCCAGGTGGCCTCCCGTGCACCTGGATCCCTACCTTCCTGTTGGGGACCTGCAGAGGGCAGGACTCAGTTGTCCCTCCCATGCACTGTGCTCCCTCCTGGTGGAAAAAGACTCTTGTCACCATCTGGGCCACCAGGAAGTCCTGCTGGTCCCCCTGCCACAGGCTCTTACCTCCTCTGCTGCTGTTCCCTGGAGCCACCGGGTCCCAATGGGGTCACTGCTTCACAGTTCCAGGCCACGCTCACATGCCTTGTCCCATGTCACCAACAAACCCAGAACCACAGACGGCACCTCCGGGACAGAGCAGGAACAATGAGGCACACAGAGAATAAGAAGGTCTTGAAGTCTTGCTTATGGTTAGGCTTCAGATGTGGCTGCAGGCCCCAAGTGGCATCTTTGGCACCCCAGGCACAGGCACTGCAGGCTTGGCTCTCTGGAGTGAGAGGTATGTGTTCTGTGTGCACCCCCGGGGACTCCTGAGCAGGGCATGCCCCACAGCCCAGTGCCGGTCCCCGGGGAGTGTGGCCTCTCACGGGCCACCACTTCCACCGCAGCTCTTTGTAACTTTGGTGCTCTGTCCTCAGGCCACACCTCTCCTGAAATGCCTCTGTGGGGCTGTTGCCCCTTTTTTCTTTAccaaggttcttttttttccctttctttttaaatcccTTTAAGTCACTTGGCAGAATGGCTCAGTGCAGAGAGCGCTCTTGCGTGACAGAGCTGAGAGAGAGCCACTCAGGCTGCATCTGTGGGGGGGTCTATTACCCCTCTGAGGAGTTCAGATTCACCACAGGCTGCAGTCACCTCACCTCGCACTGCTGAGCTGTCAGGCCTGTGTGCCCCCGCTTTGGGAAGACACTTTGAGAGGGGGCTGGTCTGCTTGGCTGCTCCTGCTTGTAGAGAAGCTTCTGGAGTGGGTGAGGCAGAAGGCTGGGTGATTCCTGCTTCAGCCACTGGGTGCAGCTGTCCAGAGTGGGGCCTTTCTCTCCTACTCCCCGCTTCTTCACCTGCCAAAGGCAACACAAGCAATCAAACCAAGGAAATGAAGAGCCCCAGGGACAAGTGCCACAGGCAGCCATGGCCACAGCCTCGCTGTTCTCACCACTTCCCAGTAGCtgggcttgtttgtttctttttctttttctctttccgaGATAGCGTTTCTCTGCAAGCGCTCtacagctgagccacatccctagatCCCCTTCCTTGCACAAATACTACTGTGCTGCACGCCTGGTCAGTGTCTGGGGTCGTTGTTCCCACCACTGATCACGTTTTAAATCCAGGGAATATGCAAAACCCTTCCTTGTAACTGCCTGCAAGGACTGGGTGGAGAAAAATGAAGTTTGGAGGCTTGgcaagatgacttagtgggtaaagacATCTAGCACcgagcctgaagacctgagttcaatccctgggagcccacatggtggaaggagagaactgattctcacagttgttctctgaccacacacagaggaaataaataaacaaataagtgaataatttaaagaaaagctCCTGGCCTTGCAGAGCCACACTCCAGCCTAGAGCAGCCTCCACTTCCCAGCACAAGCTTAACTAAGTGTCATTTTAAGGCTCCATCTGGGCTATCCTGGCCCTGGCCTCCAGAACAACTCAGCCTCTCTGGCTCACCAGGGGTCCACGACCTCTTGCTTCAACTTCAGCTGTTATGTGTTCTGTGTGCACCCCCGGGGACTCCTGAGCAGGGCATGCCCCACAGCCCAGTGCCGGTCCCCGGGGAGTGTGGCCTCTCACGGGCCACCACTTCCACCGCAGCTCTTTGTAACTTTGGTGCTCTGTCCTCAGGCCACACCTCTCCTGAAATGCCTCTGTGGGGCTGTTGCCCCTTTTTTCTTTAccaaggttcttttttttccctttctttttaaatcccTTTAAGTCACTTGGCAGAATGGCTCAGTGCAGAGAGCGCTCTTGCGTGACAGAGCTGAGAGAGAGCCACTCAGGCTGCATCTGTGGGGGGGTCTATTACCCCTCTGAGGAGTTCAGATTCACCACAGGCTGCAGTCACCTCACCTCGCACTGCTGAGCTGTCAGGCCTGTGTGCCCCCGCTTTGGGAAGACACTTTGAGAGGGGGCTGGTCTGCTTGGCTGCTCCTGCTTGTAGAGAAGCTTCTGGAGTGGGTGAGGCAGAAGGCTGGGTGATTCCTGCTTCAGCCACTGGGTGCAGCTGTCCAGAGTGGGGCCTTTCTCTCCTACTCCCCGCTTCTTCACCTGCCAAAGGCAACACAAGCAATCAAACCAAGGAAATGAAGAGCCCCAGGGACAAGTGCCACAGGCAGCCATGGCCACAGCCTCGCTGTTCTCACCACTTCCCAGTAGCtgggcttgtttgtttctttttctttttctctttccgaGATAGCGTTTCTCTGCAAGCGCTCtacagctgagccacatccctagatCCCCTTCCTTGCACAAATACTACTGTGCTGCACGCCTGGTCAGTGTCTGGGGTCGTTGTTCCCACCACTGATCACGTTTTAAATCCAGGGAATATGCAAAACCCTTCCTTGTAACTGCCTGCAAGGACTGGGTGGAGAAAAATGAAGTTTGGAGGCTTGgcaagatgacttagtgggtaaagacATCTAGCACcgagcctgaagacctgagttcaatccctgggagcccacatggtggaaggagagaactgattctcacagttgttctctgaccacacacagaggaaataaataaacaaataagtgaataatttaaagaaaagctCCTGGCCTTGCAGAGCCACACTCCAGCCTAGAGCAGCCTCCACTTCCCAGCACAAGCTTAACTAAGTGTCATTTTAAGGCTCCATCTGGGCTATCCTGGCCCTGGCCTCCAGAACAACTCAGCCTCTCTGGCTCACCAGGGGTCCACGACCTCTTGCTTCAACTTCAGCTGTCTCCACCTGAGGGGCCAGCCTTCCACACCCTGCTGCCCTTCCAGCTGTAGAGACCAGGGCGCTGCAGGCTGCCCCAGGAATACAAAATAAAGCTCTCCGTCCCTCTCATTAGCAGCCAGCCAAGAAGGCCCAACTCTGGTactgcaccccctcccccacagctcccCCCCTTTGGGAAGGAGCTTTAATGACAGTACAGGCTCTGCTTAGGCTCAGCTGCATCTAGGTACCTTCCTTTGTAGGACCAAAGGTGGCTGGTTCAAGGCCTGCTTAGTGCCTGCAGCCTGCACATCTGGGGTGCATATTCAATACGGCCATGTGCTGAGCAGAGCTGGCTGTCCATGGCTGCAGCCCACAGAGACCATAGGGGACACATGGGAAGAGTGAAGTATGTGGTCAGTGCATGAAGGACTGATGGGGTAAGAGGAGCTCTCAGGGACGCTTCCCAGGAAGCCAGACAGCAGCTCAGAGTAGCCAGGGCCAGGCAGGGCTGCAGATGCCAAGCGGCAGGTGGGCCCAGTCCCAGGCAGGTGCAGAATGAGGTTGGACAGGAGGAAGATAAGCCTGTTCCTGCAGAGGGGCAGTGGTAGCTGCAGCCTAAGCCATTATTGCTATTACCACCCGCGTGATTTCATCCAATTATAAACTGTAATTTCTCTATGAAAGCGAGAGATGGAAAGAGTCCAGTGAGGTCATCTGCCTTCCTGGACAGGCCAAGGAAATTGTTTTATACTGCTAGGGGTGGGAGCAGGCAGCtagaccaccacacacacacacacacacacacacacacacacacaggatgggaGCTGTGTCCTTGGAGCCTGGAACCCCAACTGCCTGTCCATGACAGACACAAACCAGAGTTCCGCTTTTGAAATCACAAGCCCAGGAGGAAGGCAGATTCATCCCAGTGGCTGTTGC contains these protein-coding regions:
- the Flrt1 gene encoding leucine-rich repeat transmembrane protein FLRT1, which produces MVVAHPTATTTTTPAATITATVVMTTATMDLRDWLFLCYGLIAFLTEVIDSTTCPSVCRCDNGFIYCNDRGLTSIPSDIPDDATTLYLQNNQINNAGIPQDLKTKVKVQVIYLYENDLDEFPINLPRSLRELHLQDNNVRTIARDSLARIPLLEKLHLDDNSVSTVSIEEDAFADSKQLKLLFLSRNHLSSIPSGLPHTLEELRLDDNRISTIPLHAFKGLNSLRRLVLDGNLLANQRIADDTFSRLQNLTELSLVRNSLAAPPLNLPSAHLQKLYLQDNAISHIPYNTLAKMRELERLDLSNNNLTTLPRGLFDDLGNLAQLLLRNNPWFCGCNLMWLRDWVKARAAVVNVRGLMCQGPEKVRGMAIKDITSEMDECFEAGSQGSAANAAAKTTASNQAAVTTPQGSLFTLKAKRPGLRLPDSNIDYPMGTGDGAKTLVIQVKPLTADSIRITWKAMLPASSFRLSWLRLGHSPAVGSITETLVQGDKTEYLLTALEPKSTYIICMVTMETGNTYVADETPVCAKAETADSYGPTTTLNQEQNAGPMAGLPLAGIIGGAVALVFLFLVLGAICWYVHRAGELLTRERVYNRGNRKKDDYMESGTKKDNSILEIRGPGLQMLPINPYRSKEEYVVHTIFPSNGSSLCKGAHTIGYGTTRGYRDGGIPDVDYSYT